GGTAAAAACATAATCCAGTTCAACTTGTTTGCGTTGCAACGTGTCTCGACACCATACGGAATAGTCTGATATCGTTTGCTCATGCTCATTGCTATGTATGACACCGCGTAAAAAATGCAGAAGCACGGATGTGGTTAGACGCTGTGACTCTGGTTCACGGTTTGCGGAGGTCATGGATATTATGGCGCTTAGCATAAAAGGAGTTAGTATAATATCAGGCATCGAgttaaaattctgtaaattaaatttcattcatataaatttccattaatcttttataaatatatatctccaacatattttattcacAAAGCCTAATAGTGAAAACGGAAGTAATTAAATTAGAAAACTCCAAATCATTGAACTAAACATAAGATAAGAAACTTACTCGTAGAGTAGCGCACATTTGTATTTCGCTTATTTTATACTGTGTGCAATAATTCAGATGATGCAAAATCGTCTCCTCTGCCTCTCGCAACTCTTTATCGGAATAGTAATCTAattgataataataaaagtatagTAAATGTAAATTGTACGAAAATTTTAGTAGGACAAACCAATGCTGTCGAAGTCCGTTGAATTACTTTGCATATCAGCAAACAATTTCTTATAATAAAAACGATGGAAATACTTTTCGAAAGCGAGTACTAATATCATAATCTCGGTGCAAGTCGAACACATCGAGAATAACTGAAATGCTAAAGCTGGCAATTCAGCAGGCGCTAAAGTTTGTAGCACTCCACCAAATTTGTTAAGCACAATAGTCTTTTCAGCAGTTTTCAATCCTAGTTCCCTATATCCTTTCATGTACAATAATTAACATATGTTGCATATTTATTTGCCTTACTTGAACATATCTGCAATCGGTGTTACAATTTCCAATGGCCAACGCATAGTTGTCAAACTACGTATTATGTTATCACGAAATTCCTGCCCTCTCATTGTGATCCCATTCAGTAATATGTGCGGCTGATGTGCCAGTACACTCAGTACATCTGGTAGTAAATTTTTCcaactacatacataataaccgaaaatgtacatacatacaaatataattaattgtCCAAATATGAAAGATACATGCTTTACCAAATATATTTACGATCGCCCATGCGTATACCATCGATGCATATTTCCAGTATTTCAATTAGCTGTTTCGGTGGAAATGTGGATAGGTGATGACACAAACGTATTATTAAGTCGTAAGTCTGTTTGTAGCATAATTCTACTTCCTGCAGGCCATCGAGCATACATTTGACGCAGGCAAAACGTTTTTCAACCATATCTCTGTTATATCCAAAGCTAAGCCCCTCGAGGAGATAACTCCAAAAGGATACGCAATCATTTCGACCCAACTTTGTCTTCAAAATAGCAACTAACTGTATATAGGATACCATCGCAAATgcaaaatgtagaaaatgttttcaaatatttttccttaaTTCACTTACCGTTGTTGTGCTAGTTTTCTCAATTAAAGTCTGcaattgcaatatatttttcttttcgccATATTCACCAATTAACAATTCCACAGATTTTCCATTTGATTCTAAACGCGGAATATTAGATGATTTATCAACTTTTTCAATAGCGGacatttctacaaaaatttggAGTAAACAAAATAGCAGGCCAAAATAGGCAGCGCGCCAAAATAGCTTAATATTTTAGAAAGGTTCACAATTAGTGTTGCCAGAACCAATCGCAGCAGCGTACTAAAGCGATGATCAAAAAAGTAATAGATTGCTGTACTCCGTAATAAGGTGTACTCTAGCGGagaaagttgaaatttttacatgcGCAATAAGTGGCGGCTCATAGAGTTCTATCAGGCGCTTAGGTTTAAATACGTATTCGTCATTCACAGTTAAACTTAATcaaaatatgtaatgaaaacaaaacacattaTTTAAAGCGAATTTTTAgagtattacatattttttaataaccgttgaacatacataaatatatgtataaataaatatatatttatatatatatatatgttttatatattattttgagaTCGAATTTTTTGATTAGATAGTTGTCCTACGTTAGTAAGTTATTCGTAAAGTGGTTTTCTTTTAAGCAATGAAGCACTTGGTTTCCATGAATAACAATTACCATCATGTGTCTCATCGTGCAAAAGTTGTTTCGCATGCAATATACtatcaattgtttttatttgtagtcTATTTCTTTGTTTCGTTTTTAACAATGTTAATTGAGAAAATATTCGTTCGGCGGCTGCAGAAGAGTGCGGTAAAGATGTAAGAGCATTCACTAAAACAGAAAGATTCGGAAAAAGTGTCTGATCCATGAAGTTTTTACAAACAATAACTTTTGTCCAAAAGTCAACGAAGTTATCATTCGCCCACTGTTTGCATTCAGTCGTATCAGGCAATAGACACCATTCAGCGTCTAATTTCTCGACATCATCGACTAAATGAGGAAATGTCATGCTATCAACAGCTATGCTTTGTATTTCACCGCTCAAAGCCTTTTTAGGATCGAAGTAACTAGCAAATGTCGTAACAAATAGCGTAATAAACTGAGAACAAAtgtaatagatctattacaattgtaatatACTGGCAACACTGTTCACAATTAGTAACAATTTAGAACCACATCCGTCTCCAAAGATATAGATACAAGGTAGCGTCTTCCAAACACGCTGTCGTCAAAGgccatgaataaaaaaaaataatggtaaTTACTTGTTTCTAAAGAGGAAGAGCATGCGAAAGCAATATAgataaccaaatacaaaaaattatacacacacgcacattcttgccacggcgtctttcgtacaaaaacgcaaaaaaacttcttttggaGGCCTTGtgttaatttgtgctttcataATTTAAGACgtggcacttcgttttcattaatttgtttagtttaaaccTCACAAATTActatattaccaagccattttcccaaacatgtaatttctccacTAGTTGTTGGTTTTGTATTGGTAagggaaaaataaagtaactgttttggaaAGACGCCACCTATAGTACTCAATTCGCATTGGATAGGAATAATGtagatataaaaatgaattattccTATTCATATTTTTGCACTACCTTAAAGGTGGCATCACCAAATAAATTCTACTGTGACTTTAAAGAAGCGGTAATATTAAGAAGAGGAATTCTTTTTCGCTGTCATTggtaaatgaaagtaaaaattttgctgGTCATCTGCAATTTGTTTTAGTGAATTAAGcgactattattttttactttattaaaaatggCTTTAGCTGAAATAACAGGCATTGCTAATGCTccatatatgaaaataaacaatAGTTCGATGGGGTTTCTAGAGCAAACTTACAATCTGAACAATCCATATTGCCTCTTAGCACCACCATCGAATGGAGTAAGTATTCTAGATTTGACAttcgtaaatatataaaaactgtTAACTATTTTCTTCTTAGCCTGTCGATATAAAAACTATGAATACTGCAGGGGAAAAAACTGGTATTAAGATTGATTACGACCACGGAACTACTACTTTAGGATTCAAATATAAAGGTGGTGTCATATTAGCGGTAGATTCTCGCGCAACTGGAGGCCAATTTATAGGTTCAcaagaaatgaagaaaattgtagAAATCAACAAATACTTATTAGGCACATTAGCTGGTGGTGCTGCTGATTGTGTTTACTGGGACCGCGTACTTGCGAAGGAATGCCGTTTGCATGAGCTGCGAAATAAGAAACACATATCTGTAGCCGCTGCTAGCAAAATCATGGCGAACATTGCCCACGAATACAAGGGCATGGGCTTGAGTATGGGTATGATGTTGGCAGGGTATGATGATAAAGGTGCAGGTCTATATTATGTGGATTCGGAAGGATCACGTTCCCCAGGGAATGTATTTTCCGTTGGAAGTGGTTCGATATATGCATATGGTGTTCTTGATTCCGGTTACAAGTTCGACCTAGAAGATCTGGATGCGTATGAATTAGGGCGCCGCGCTATTTATCATGCTACATTCAGGGACGCATATTCTGGAGGCATTGTTCGGGTTTACCACTTGAAGGAGGATGGGTGGATCAAAATATCCGAAGATGATTGCAAAGATCTACATTATAAATACGCCGAGGAGAAAATTCAATAACTTGTACATACCGCAGAACTACCTTTGTGAAGATACAACATAAAGAAATACATCATGTAGTtgctacaaaaatttatttcttgattaaaaaagaggttgtctttaaagtcggtttactgacgatagtttaacgtgacaacgtcataagaaaatactgatgtaatggttgcaattttcaaaacaaaattttaattttatttgtatgatagatattttgtatagatATAGAGAAGGTGGTAAATGGAATGataatggaataggtcaagttacatttacacaaacgtgcaaaatgacgaaacatatatcaaattcatgaaagatatgttcaatttcgattgtgcatcagatgttaataagtcaacaacactaagaagcaccatcatcgattttcctttttcaagacacattactctcgaaacaccccctttcatttcctacttttcctataatctattctcaacagagaaatgattCATTACCATGCCCACAGGAAGAAGgcaaatgaaaatacaaatatgtgaatttatatacatatgcgcatatacacacatacatatataagttaacAGCCAAGTCATCGAACTTCCCTCGCAATGAAGTCACCGAGCGACCCGCGCGCAAACAATGTCGTTGAACCCGAccacatatgcaacataaacaaaGTAATGTAGGTCAAGGCAACGGCCAGTCGTTTCGTTATGTCGCAAGCGTTGGAGTTCTGACCGAAATGTGCTGAGTCGGTCTTACTGACCACACACAAACCCATGGCAtaatctttatatatttattatgtatttaagttTAGATCCATGTTTTGTGTTTATGTACTTAGCTTTAGTCTTTTATACTCTACTTACTTATAATCAGTTTTGCCAAGACAATGGCGTAATAAAGAACTCATCACTGCTCCATAGAAGAGAGCTGAACCACTATATAACTTCCATAGAAGAAAGCTGAACCACAATATAACCATTGTGTAATAAGGAACTCATCACTGCTCCATAGAAGAAAGCTGAACCACAATATAACTTCCATAGAAGAAAGCACAACCACTATATAACTTATATGCTCACTCAATtgggagagagccagatgtcgaacgttgccgaacgcgggggccgattgtgctctttgacGTTCGATCCGCGCtatcgcttgcagttcaagcaaggtaacgacgaatgagcaagataacgacacattttttcgtgcgtgccgccgactaaatcgaattataagacgttatcacgtcaaaatcgttCTAAATATCGAAGGAaggttttttgaagtgaaaacttctttagaatcgttgggagtgatttgagaaaaagtgaaacgaaaaaagcgacactcttggctacgaagcgttatattaaatgttgatataaacgtagcgacgaactaaataacttttaggccagcgccgacagcatggcgcggtagccgagcgactagcaatgtgagcctccgatccaaaatccttggttcgaatcacaagaaaaaaaatttttttatacagttattttattttattttatgatatgtttatgaggagctttttttcatggcagaaatacactcggtgttttgtcattgcctgctgaggggtgagcgctattagaaaaatagttttccttaattttggtgttttcaccgagattcgaactgacgttctctctgtgaattctgaatagtagtcacgcaccaacccattcggctacggcgtttgtttaattttactgatgaaaaaatgagggaaaatatttgaataaagtttgcttactgtttacacattttccaaaggtgacggagaaccaaaaaaaaaagtcgattttcaaacaaatacgagtgcatatgtgtaattgtgttagagtttcggtcacgccccagcaaaacctgcgtgcatatgtgtttgtaacattcaaaaaaaatgtaattgtgttagagtttcggtcacgcaggttttgctggggacgctcataatagcaaccgcgtgtgtatttttatattcgtaaatattttcatttttaaatatttaccgcaattatgcccaaaaataatgcagaaaagtgtcgtgaatatcgacagaaaaaaaaaatcaataaatagcatcacggaattcattcacgaaaatttaataaagtatacaccagaagtatcgcggatacttagaaaagattacgataaagttccaatgattttaagtggcgattttaacgtaaattttgcattggacacagcggttccttcaattgactttctcaatacaacattcaatttaaaaatgtgtaacaatcgtactgaatcgacaacacgatccaaaacaacaattgacgcggtatttgaaagatatgttgacaacatcgaaaccaaagcatttgtatcatattttagctatcataagccactcgtatcatttgttgaaattgaaaacattgaggatgaataataataaaatatgaactttatagcaatattataatgaacctataattatcccgcccctaatgctgctttcgtctcattctctctcagtttgttttacggaaggtttcacttctatcgcgtctaaccgttagactggtattttttttttttttactttatataaGCACCAGGGTT
The sequence above is drawn from the Anastrepha obliqua isolate idAnaObli1 chromosome 4, idAnaObli1_1.0, whole genome shotgun sequence genome and encodes:
- the LOC129245791 gene encoding proteasome subunit beta type-5-like, encoding MALAEITGIANAPYMKINNSSMGFLEQTYNLNNPYCLLAPPSNGPVDIKTMNTAGEKTGIKIDYDHGTTTLGFKYKGGVILAVDSRATGGQFIGSQEMKKIVEINKYLLGTLAGGAADCVYWDRVLAKECRLHELRNKKHISVAAASKIMANIAHEYKGMGLSMGMMLAGYDDKGAGLYYVDSEGSRSPGNVFSVGSGSIYAYGVLDSGYKFDLEDLDAYELGRRAIYHATFRDAYSGGIVRVYHLKEDGWIKISEDDCKDLHYKYAEEKIQ